Proteins from a genomic interval of Rosa chinensis cultivar Old Blush chromosome 2, RchiOBHm-V2, whole genome shotgun sequence:
- the LOC112190654 gene encoding inorganic pyrophosphatase 1: MAGIVVVFDFDKTIIDCDSDNWVVDGLGATDLFNQLLPTMPWNSLMDRMMKELHSQGKTIEDIVEVLKRTPIHPRIVPAIKAAHALGCDLRIVSDANLFFIETILKHLGLQEYFSEINTNPGYVDEEGRVRISPFCDFTNSPHGCSLCPPNMCKSVIIERIQASTEGRKRMIYLGDGVGDYCPSLKLKEGDFVMPRKNFPLFDKICQNPLALKAEIHEWTDGEELEHILLNLINTIVVEESAAAQFITTDCKLQTISVSGHEAFPKALPVQQ; the protein is encoded by the exons ATGGCCGGAATTGTGGTGGTTTTTGACTTTGACAAGACCATCATTGACTGCGACAGCGACAACTGGGTCGTCGATGGGTTGGGTGCCACTGACTTGTTCAATCAGCTCCTCCCCACCATGCCTTGGAACTCTCTCATG GATAGGATGATGAAGGAGCTTCATTCACAAGGAAAAACGATTGAGGACATTGTGGAGGTGCTCAAAAGGACTCCAATTCATCCCAGAATTGTGCCAGCCATTAAAGCAGCCCATGCTTTAGG ATGTGACTTGAGGATTGTGAGTGATGCGAATCTGTTTTTCATTGAAACGATTTTGAAGCATCTTGGTCTGCAGGAATATTTCTCAGAAATCAACACTAACCCAGGTTATGTTGATGAAGAAGGAAGGGTTAGGATTTCACCTTTCTGTGATTTCACCAATTCACCTCATGGCTGCAGCCTCTGCCCTCCTAACATGTGCAAG AGTGTGATAATTGAGAGAATCCAAGCTTCGACTGAAGGGAGGAAAAGGATGATCTACTTGGGTGATGGAGTTGGTGATTACTGCCCAAGCTTGAAGCTCAAGGAAGGAGATTTCGTAATGCCAAGGAAGAATTTCCCACTTTTTGATAAGATTTGCCAGAATCCTCTGGCTCTGAAGGCCGAGATTCATGAGTGGACTGATGGAGAAGAGCTTGAGCACATTTTGCTCAACCTGATCAACACAATCGTCGTGGAAGAGAGTGCTGCTGCTCAGTTCATTACGACTGACTGCAAGTTACAGACCATCTCTGTTTCTGGTCATGAGGCCTTCCCTAAAGCTCTCCCAGTTCAGCAGTAG